In Lactuca sativa cultivar Salinas chromosome 5, Lsat_Salinas_v11, whole genome shotgun sequence, the DNA window taagccaattcaaaatatgctagcattctatgagattgacattttgtgacattgacattctgtcagaattgtaTTGCATGAGATTGATTTTATACAAGGAgcctttcccatcaggtcttcaagccattcttcaagccatttctatcacaaattcaTTGTCAAATACTTTGTAGTGATATACTTGTAacaactgcacattaaacatataattaattaacTACAAATTCTATCAGAATAAAGCAATAATACTCTTATATAATAAACTATTCTTTCATAATGGAAATACTATAAAAAGGTAAACAAGGTTAAAGCTATGATCAGCCCATATGTCTGTTTGCTTCAACAACATAAACATAAGGAAAAGTCAGTTTGCTTCAACATCAAATCTATGATTATGATAGATGTTTGCTTCaacatcataaacatagattGAATCATCAATACTTCCAGCTACAAGTTCTCTGCCATCAAAGAATGGTGTCTCTgaatttctgaaaaaaaaaaaataaaaaattacaaaaacccAACTCAAAAAACTTAATCAAAGATCAATAAACTTCATGTAAACGTACCAACATCTCCTCATTAACCGGTGATTCCATCACTAACCATGTATACAATGTGAGATTGTCATATTTCTCtttggcatttcatcaaacactttaagGGCGCTCCCTAAATCACCACATTTTCTATGAATCATGAACGAAAAAAAAAACCAATTCAGAACCATCAACATCAAATGAGTTACACAGGAGGGTATATCTCCTGTGTTCGGTTTCCATACgatcgaagaaaaaaaaaagcataaatgTTTATGTGGCTTCAGTTTTGACTGAAAATGGTAGAACCCCCATTTTTTTAATCACAGCCACTGAATCATTATTGTAACGAAAACCTGTGAACAAACATAAAATCAAATTCCAATAACATTATAGCACACAAATTATAACATTAATAGAGATAATTTGTTGTACTCCTGCTTCAGTAATTACATCAAACACATGGTGGGCATTGATGAATTCTAACAGATTTGTACTAGACATTTCGATTGTCCATGGGAATTAGGAGTATTTCCTGCAAATTGCCAAAGTATTTACAGAACTGAATTTAACCTGTGATCTATGTTGATCATAGATGACAAAACGAGTAACTGGAAATTGTTCCTTTACAAATAGGGTCCATATTTGGGGATATCCAAGGAAAAGAAACAGCATGTACTTCGTGTTCTCTCTTCTCCATATTATGCGAGATCAAGAATCGATCGTCAGGAGGGAAGAAAAAGGGTCGTGCTTTCTCTTCTCCATCTCGTGTGTGCGCATCAGAAAAAACGAAGAAGCGATCGACTCCTTCTATCTGTGATGTGTGTCgactagaagaagaaagaagaaatcaAGGTCTTGATCGGTTGTGTTGTGGGGTGTCGGTCATTCATCTTGGTAATTCCTTGAATATAAGACACGATGCAAGAGAGAGACTAGgtcaaaattattgattttatttccttaattgcaggatttcaattaaatgatttcttaattaaaaagtacaaaatgtccagaatacccttaaatgatttatttaattgtttattatttcttgaattctcattggtgcatttaggcacacaatacttgctaaaaacatttgaacctagctctttctctctctctctctctctatatatatatatatatatatatatatatatatatatagagagagagagagagagagctaggttcaaatgtttttagcaagtattgtgtgcctaaatgcaccaatgagaattcaagaaataataaacaaTATAGATATATATTTCAACTTTTTCACACATATATACACACACGGATGTAATATTTTCCGTTTATACCCTTCTCTATTTTAAAAGATAATAACATTCCCCACCTTTCCATTTCATATTAGGCAAAactaataattatatttatatttatggtcCTTTAACTTACCCTACATTTATAATAAATATCTTATCTTTATTTTAGTGGGGTCTAAATGAATACCATTAcaatcaaatcaaaataatataactatatttacatTTATGATCCTTTAATATACcctatatttaaaataaatatcatATCTTTATTTCAGTGTTGTTTAAGTGAATATCACTACCATCAAACCAAaataatataactatatttatatttatggtcCTTTAACTTATCATGTATTTAGAATAAATATTCTATCTTTATTTTAATTCGGTGTAAATGATTCgatcaaatcaaaataatatgactATATTTACATTTATGGTCCTTTAATTTACCATACATTTACAATAAATATTATATCTTTATTTTAGTGTTGTCTAAATGAATATAACTATATGACAGTGTTTGACAAAACGGTGGTAAATgaaaatgataattttatttattatagttGTGAAAAAATATCATATTAAGTTTTTTATTGTTCGTTTAATTGTTCGTGATTGTTATTTATCGTTTAAGGTTAAATAAACTAATATGAACAAATCTATACTCCCCACCCCTTCCATTTATCTTCATCGTGCAATTGACCCTATCATTCCATTTTGTATTAGCCAAAActaataactatatttacatttatggtcctttaacctaccttacatttacaataaataTTCTATCTTTATTTTAGTGCGGTGTAAATGAATACCACTACgatcaaatcaaaataatataactatTTTGTACGATAGTTTGAAAAACGATAGGCTAAGTAAAAGAAAATGAGTTGGCCAGAATATTTGCCATCGTTTGATCAGTTAAATTACGAGGTATGTCCGTAtattattattcatatatttatgtttttatatatcaCATATTTATATTTGTATGTATTGATTAGGCTAATGATATTCATACAAACAATGCATCTCAAGATGACGATAATGAAAATACTTACTTCATCAGTGACACATCAGAATCTGAAACTAGCATGGTATAAAGTTTTAGAtttattaatattgttattaaTCAATAAGTTTACTTGtatctaatatttttttttaggTATTTAATTCTCGTCAGCAACTAATAGACTAGGTGCAAAATACGGGGCGTGGACTTGGTTACGTTATTGTAATAAAAAGATTCATTGCTAactcaaatattttttttcaatgtgATCGCAGCAGTACATACAAAAGTAAAAAAACATCCACAAAAAATACCGGTACCAAAAAAATTAATTGTCCATTTGCACTAAAAGGCAAATATTCATCAAAAGATAATTGTTGGTCATTAAAAGCCATATGTGAAATGCAGAATCATGAGCCCGCCTTATATTTCGAAGGTCACCCATATCCAAGGCATCTTTCTGTAGATGAAACCCAATTAGTGGAAGATTTGATAAGAAAAAATGTGAAACCAAAAGATATATTATCTACATTAAAGAAAGAAAATGTAGAAAATTTATCTATTCTTCCAACTATATATAATTCACACCAAAAATTCAGGATGAAGGAGAATAGTGGCAAAACTCAAATGCAAGTTGTTATGTCTTTCTTAGCTGAGAATGGctatatctactatagtcatgcCGATAAGTCAACTAACGAGCTTCAAGATTTGCTTTTTGCTCACCAAAGATCATTGGAGATGTGACGCGCATTCCCACATGTCATGTTGATGGATGCGACATACAAAACAAACAGGTACGAGATTCCCCTCCTTGAAATAGTTGGTGTAACTCCAACTAATCAGACATTTTGCGTAGCATTTGTCTACATGCATAAGGAAACATAATCCAACTACACTTGGGCACTAGAGTGTTTAATATCAACAATAGATAGTTGCATGTTTCCACGTGTAATTGTCATGGATAGAGACTTGGCTTGCATGAACGCATGCAATAATGTATTTCCAGAAGCTAAAGGATTACTTTGTAGATGGCATATCGATACAAGCATTAAGAGAAAATACAAAACGTTTTTAGTGCATCGTCGTTGTTGGACCTCCTTTTATAAAGGTTGGAAAAAATTAGTTGAATCTGAAACTGAGGAAGCATACAATTCCAATCTCTTACAAGTCGAAAACATTTTGGTGGACTATAAAGGTAAATTTAACATATCTTTTAGATttgttagtttatatatatatatatatatatatatatatatatatatatatatatatatatatatatatatatatatatatatatatatattcaaaattgaTGTAAGTGTATTATGTTTCAGAAGTAATTACTTGAAGAAAACATGGTTGACACAATATAAAGAAAAGCTTGTATCTGTTTGGACCGACGTATTTCTCCATTTTGGGAATTACACAACCAATAGAGTGGAGAGTCACCATGCCAAAGTAAAATTATACTTGGACTCATCACAATCAGATTTAGTGACGGTATTACCAAGAATTCATGATGTTGTTCAGTCTCAACACTATGCAATCAAAGCAAGTTTAGGACAGAGCATGATTATTGCACGACATCGTTTCGTCCATCTAATTTTCAGATATTTGGTTGGTAATGTTTCAATTTATGCACTTGAAATAATTTTCAAGGaatttgaacaaatcaaattcctTGAAATTTGTGGATATTAACTGCGTACTAGTCACGGGCTACCATGTGCGCACGAACAAGCGgtatatttaaaaaatgaaaatccaGTACCACTTGATTACATTCATAACATTTGGAAAAAATTTAATTTAGATCCATGCATCCGACTagaagatgatgatgttgatgttgAAGGCCAAACGTCTAACACACAATTGAAAAAACAATCAAGATCTAGTAAGTTCAGTTGGATGCGGAAGTTAAAAGATATTTTTTCACCATCAACAACTTCGCTTCGACAACCTACTTCTCACGAAAACAAAGTACCAAGTGGACATCCGTGGTTGAGTACACAAACAAGACCTACTGTTCCGCCTACTCAAGATCCAACGACTCAATATCCTCGTAGACATAGTTTTGCGACGTCTATGTCGGATTAAAATGGGTCTAATCAGTTTGATTTAAACCAGGAACCAGAGAGGCACAATACATTTTCATTTCAACAACCTTCAACATTTTATTCAAATTCACTTATGAGTGA includes these proteins:
- the LOC128134161 gene encoding uncharacterized protein LOC128134161, which encodes MSWPEYLPSFDQLNYEANDIHTNNASQDDDNENTYFISDTSESETSMNHEPALYFEGHPYPRHLSVDETQLVEDLIRKNVKPKDILSTLKKENVENLSILPTIYNSHQKFRMKENSGKTQMQVVMSFLAENGYIYYSHADKSTNELQDLLFAHQRSLEM